A part of Candidatus Paceibacterota bacterium genomic DNA contains:
- the dprA gene encoding DNA-processing protein DprA — protein sequence MDNKIQKIGPKDFPPLLREINDPPKKLYVKGTLPDWKENMFLAVVGARKYTSYGKEACEKLIAGLRGYPIVIVSGLALGIDSIAHRAALDAGLKTIAVPGSGLGPEFIYPRSHVALAEKIVESGGALLSEFEPKTPGYPKNFPQRNRIMAGMTHATLVVEAEIRSGTLITSKFAIEYNRDVLTIPGSIFSKTSEGPHMLLRLGATPITTSEELLEALGFEQDEETRTQVLFADASPEEQIILNFLVEPMTRDELIRTCGKSTSEMNVLLSGMEIKGMIKESLGELRKT from the coding sequence ATGGATAACAAGATTCAAAAAATCGGTCCAAAAGATTTTCCTCCACTCCTTCGCGAGATCAATGACCCTCCGAAAAAGCTTTACGTGAAAGGAACGCTCCCCGATTGGAAAGAAAATATGTTTTTAGCAGTTGTCGGTGCACGAAAATATACGAGTTATGGAAAAGAAGCTTGCGAGAAATTAATTGCTGGCCTTCGCGGATACCCTATCGTGATTGTTTCTGGGCTTGCACTTGGAATTGATTCCATCGCCCACCGAGCAGCGCTGGATGCGGGATTAAAAACCATTGCAGTCCCCGGCTCGGGGCTTGGCCCAGAATTTATTTATCCACGCTCGCATGTTGCCCTTGCAGAGAAAATTGTTGAATCCGGCGGAGCGCTCCTTTCTGAATTTGAACCAAAAACTCCAGGGTATCCGAAAAACTTTCCCCAGCGTAATCGCATCATGGCGGGAATGACACATGCCACACTAGTCGTAGAAGCAGAGATTCGCTCGGGTACACTTATCACATCCAAATTTGCAATCGAATACAATAGAGACGTACTGACCATCCCAGGCTCAATTTTTTCGAAAACTTCCGAAGGCCCGCACATGCTCCTTCGGCTTGGTGCCACACCAATCACCACAAGCGAGGAACTTCTCGAAGCTCTTGGATTTGAACAAGACGAGGAAACAAGAACTCAAGTGCTTTTTGCAGATGCTTCGCCAGAAGAACAAATTATTCTCAATTTTCTTGTAGAACCCATGACTCGAGATGAACTCATTCGCACCTGCGGGAAAAGTACATCAGAGATGAACGTTCTACTATCAGGAATGGAGATAAAAGGAATGATAAAAGAGAGCTTGGGAGAGCTTCGAAAAACTTGA